A stretch of DNA from Anopheles nili chromosome 2, idAnoNiliSN_F5_01, whole genome shotgun sequence:
TGATGTAATTAGCCGTTAACTAAATTCTTGATTACAGCCGAACCAGCGTATGAGCAATGGAGGAATTTGTATGATAAAAAGCTGGACGAAGCGGACGATGAGGTCCAGATGAGGCGGAATCAAGCACCCAACGTTAAAAAGTATACTCACATAGTAATGTGTACTGTGATAAGTTAGAATCATTATAAGATTGTTATTTGTTATAGGCGTCGAATGTTAAAACTTATGCTGACCGACGGAAAACAAACCGTCGTGGCTCTGGAGCACAGTCCGATTAGCTGCTTATACACCCAATTGCTGCCTGGGTTGAAATTGCAACTAACCGGACCATTGCGTTGCGTCAATAATGTTATCTTTTTAGAATCGAAAAATGTGCGGGTGCTGGGTGGAGAAGTTGACGTTCTGCTGATAACGAATGCCTATGAAAATGTTCTCCTACGCGTTTTAAACAGACCAGCTAACCCCAATCCAAAACTAGATTATGAGGAAGTAGAAGTGTCCGAGATAAAAAATCGTCCAAATTATAAAGCCATAGAATCGATTCCGATGAACACGCACAGCGTCGCAAAGGAGTATCAGAGGAAATCACAGGTAGTGGACGAAGAAGACGTTGACGATTCGTTGCTCTTGGGAATTGATTTGGATATGGTGGAAGGAAGTCAACCGGATGTACGCTTAGGGTCGAGCAAACCCGAACAAGTGGCTGCAATTAGTACACTCAtggatgacgatgacgaacaCGACATCGTGCAGCTGGTGGACGCAGCGAATGTGTCGGAAATTATGAACCATCAGGTGACCTCTACCAGACATTCCCAATCGTCACCGGTTAGCGCCAAATCCATCTCTATTCAAACTCGTCCGAAACCGTCATTTTATGAACCGATGGAAGATGATATAGATATGTTAAATACGTTGGAAGATGAAATAAGAAGTGAACTTCATGACGCATTTCCAAAAAATCCACCAGATGGAAAATCAAGTACCTTAGAATCTCcgaaagtgaagaaaattcGGATGATGGATGAATATATATCTCCGCCTTTAAAAGATACGAAAACCTCCAGCACAACATCAGCTTTACCATCCTTCCGCAGTGGTTGTACATCAACAGTCTCCAAGGAATCTATGGTTCCTCAGCCTTCGACCAGTAAAACGTTCAACAATTTCAATGTCTCAACTTTGTTTGATGATAGCATGGACTGTATTCAGAAAATTGTCACTAACAACGCTTTATCCAAGCCCAACATACTTTGTTCCGACTACGCTTTCTGTATAGATGGAGTAAACTTGGCAACGATCGAACAAATCTTGGCCCTTTCAGACCAAAGTCGTGCTGGTTCGACTTTTTTGGTATATTGCGAAGTAAGTGGTGTTAACGATCAGCCACGTATCCGTAAGCAGCAGTGGCACCTAAGCCTTCAGTTAACGGACCATTCTGATGTACTCAACTCAGTACGGTTACATGATAACGTGGTCGCAAAAATGGTGAAACATGAAGCGGCAGATTTGATGCAAATGCGCAAAATAGATAAAGAAGGAGTGTTGCGACTGCTCGATTCAATTTTGCACGATTTTACGGAGTTGTTGCAGGAAATTAAGTGCTTTTGGCGAATAGTTTACCCCGCTGAACCCGGAGATTCTGAAAATTTACCAATCGTAATGGCGACGTACGAGATGAACGAAGAACGCGGTGCTATATTGTTGGATAAAATCATCAAGGAAAACTGTAGTCAACTAAGGAAAATGTTGTAGAATTATAAGCATTTTTTAACATACAATGAGCATAATTTTGACTATTCAGAAGTATCGTTGGGTATATCACGCTAGTGTTTCATGAAGAACATAAATATTCTATAGTGGTAATAGTCTTTTTGATTCTAAAATAGCAGTGATTGTCCTTATTTAAGCTTATTTTATTCTTAGTACACAATTACACTTTTGATCAGTACTGACACAAACATATCGTTTTTATCACATTCGTAATGCAAAAGCACGGACCCTACAGACTGTCCatcatgtttgttttactcCATCTGGACATAATCGATCCTTGATCGATGAATTTCTTTTACTGTCGTTCTGACTATGTCACACCGCGTCGCAGTCATACCGCTTTCATAcataaaatgaattaaaatctATCCATGTTAAAAAAGTAACAATTTCGTTACGCTACATACAATCCTAGATTGCAAATGCACTGATATGGGAGAAGGATGAAGGATCGTCATGAACGCTTTGGGGGTTAGTTTTCACTTTGCTTGAAAATAGCCATCTTTAGCTGCTCGTAGCTGATCCACATCACCACGTTCCACGAGACAAGTCGAGCGAAGGACGGCACAAAGCCTTTGTAGAACGCCGCCACACCTTCCTTGGCACCCATCCGGATGGCACAATCGAGCGCTCCGCGGTACTGGCCTCGAGGTGAGTTCATGTAGCGGGTTTTGACCACATCGACCGGTGAGGCGACAATTGTGGCCGCTAGTCCCGCGACGACGGCTGCCGAAAAGTGACATCGGATGTCGTTTGGCATGTGGGCGTAGAGCAGCAGGCAATCCTTCACCACGTCGTAGCATACAATCTCTGCTACGTTGACGATGGCATTTCGTCCCACGTTGGGAATCGCTCCCTTCCACAGGCCACGCACTCCTTCCTCCCGGTGAATCGTCCGGTAGGCTTGCAGTGTGGAAGCGTACCGACGACCGGTAGACGAGCGGGTTGCGGCCTGGAAGCGCACTTTTACTACATCCGTCGGCTGTGCAATCATAACGGCGGCACCGCCCGTTGTCAGGCCGGCCAAGATTCGGGTTCCAATCTGAAGTCcagcttcgttttctgttaattgatttttccaaAATCCACGTTAGCATTGTAACAATTGCTGAAGGTCTCGCTTTCATATATACACCACAACCTACCTTTAAGCAGGGAACCATAAAACGTTTTCACCGTATCGTACAGTCCAAGGCGGATGGAACAGAAGCACAGTTGGCGCTGCAAGCCAGCAGACAGGCCGTTGTACAGTGTCCGGAAGCCTTCCTGTCTAGTGATGGTTGTAATCGTACCCACTAGCCCGCGGTACTGCACGTGTTGTGTCGCCGGAACGGGTATCGGATTCAGTTTGAGCGAAGCCGTTGTGTTGATGGCCGGTGCCATGGCGACTGTTCGAACGGGCTGTTCGCCTTGAATctgaaattgtgaaaaattgcaATTATTAGAAGCACGCAATCGGAAGCGGTTTCACTAAAGTAAAACGCTTTCATTAGAATGGGAAATCTACCAAAGCATGTTGTAGCTCAcgcaaacgatttttttttcatattacaTCGTGGATCATTGGTAGCCTCATACcgttaatgtttttttttcatcttttgccGTATAATAACACAAAAATTGCTAATAAAGGGAGGGTTTCCCGTTTGTTCATTTCCCTTTACAAAGATTTTACATAAAGGACAAATTAGTCATGCGTGTTAACCGATATCGCTCTTTAAGTGTCGTCTAGTTTCCAGATGGATCATGTGTATTATGTTCCGAACTTGTGatgaatttataaaaaaaatccctcatcAAGGTCCAAATTTGTGTGTGCGGCCGTAAATTGTCAAATTTCTTTAACGGATCACAAATTTGAAATGCGTATTTTGTTGCGTAACTCGTTAGAGAGCTCGCTCGGTGAAGGACAGCGACATCGAGGCGGATCTCTAGTTCAAAGTCCTACGACCAACGTCCTACTTCCTACTagcgatgatgctgctgcatcaTTCGTCTCTGAACTAGGGCTACCGTTGATCATATTAAAGCTTACATACATACGAGAGGGTATGCTTGATTCCATCCCTGGTGGCATTCATCAGACacaacggagaaaaaaaacgcgactcAGTTTGAACTTTGTACCAGCTAACCGGGCGCGCGTTTCATCGACGGCATTCGTTCGCCTCTCGAGGGCGCTCTCGACACGGTTAGGCTCATTATGATCTGGTCAGTGGCTTGAGCCCGTTGGACCGTTCAAACCGTCGCACACACGCGGAACTGCGACTTGGACGGCCGCGGGCTAAGAGCATCGGAGAGGGAATGGGGCAACCCCATCGATAGCGGCTTGCATCCTATCCACCGTCCTTGCGTTTCGTTCAAACGCAATCATGCGTGTCAACGGCTCAAGACCGACCACGGATTCGCTAAAGCGAGTGCAAAATAGGAAGCAAAATGCTCACTAGACCACACCGAAGGCGACGGTCGGATCGAAAAGCACCTCCACGAACCAGACAGCCTCGGTAGTCTGCGGTCGTCCTACGGCAGGTGGCTGTACAGAATACGATCGACAGATCGCATGAAGGCTCAGGATGCTTACCTGTAGTCGTACTTTGGCTGTGTCCAATGGGAAGGTAATGAAATCTGCAAAGCAAGCCGCGGTTCCGGCCGTCAGCAGCTTCACCGGCACGGATGCCGTCAGCTCCGTCGTCTTCTCTGAAGTGCGTCGTTGAAAGCTCATGATGATGTGTTACGAGGATTTTCCGGTCGTTAATTTGTCTCTCAACAGGATGTATCCTGGAATGGAGGGGCGATATTTATCACGCAAGATTAGCACCACTAGCGTAGATTTACCATCAATCATATATTTACACTCTAATCAAATATTCGAACCAAGACGTTTGTAGGGCACAAACCCGCGTTTTCCGCTAGTAACCGATCATTGATCACTAGCTCGCAGATAGCTAGCGTTACGACAAAGAAGTAGAGATGCGTGGATCGCATCACTCTCCCTCGCACGGCCATTATCCCGTgctacgaaaacaaaaatagcctTGACAACACCAAGGCGAAAAAGCCAAAGGCGCGTAAAGCCTGACACCGTGCGCGCCATTCCCCATCATCAATTAATAGGCGCTCCTGCCGTCCGCATCGGGTCAGCTGATAAAAACCGGTGTCTTGGCTTTGTTGCTCGGTGGGGGCTCGTCCTCAACGTTCACGGCTCTGTAACGATTGTAcgttttttgctgccttcACCAATCTAATAAAGCCATTGTCGTCGTGTAGATAGCATGGCCGTAGCAACCGTTGGAATGCATCGTGCTCAGAGTGTACAGCGAAATCTGGCCTTCTCCTGGTTTACGGCGATTGGCAGAAAATCTTACCACGGATCCAGTTTCGTGATTAGGCGCTAAACCGGATGAAGTGCAAAATTAATACACCACTctggttgatttgtttgtgtaaCGACACGACGTTCCTGAGAGTCCTCTTACTAAATACCATTGTATACACTAACGGGCGTTTTGTCGTTAAATTATGCGTTATTTCTTCATATTATCGAggtaataattttaaacaaatcgcGCAACGGTTTATGATAAACGATCAGAGACTTTGACCGACGTTATCAGATGATGCATGATAGCGGAATGATTGACTTCAATGGCATCTGTTTGGCTATTTATTGCGTTTTTGATATTGGTGATAATATAACCGGAGACTGctcttgataaaaaaaagctataaTACCAATTTAACTTCTAGGCGGTATTCGTCACATACCCAAATTATTGCTAGTAGGttaaaaacacacccacgatCTCATCTTTGGCATACAACTTTGAAAGCATATTTCCAGTTGCCCGTGACCTCGGTGCATGTGGCCACCGTTGGGTCACCTTTCTAAAGCAGGTGCTACTTTTAAAACTGACTTATGAAACACTTCCAAATGGTGAAACCCTGAAAGCAGAACTTACACAATAGCGCCCGGAGTGGTTAAGGCACCGGTTTTGTATTCACACAGCACTGAAGCACTCTTTTGGGAAGGCTCTAAAAAAATGCCAATGCCTGGTGTGGTGACGGTTAAATTGCCCTTTGTCACTTCCGGTCCGATTGCCACCACGTGTCACTGCACCGTTGCAGCACAAAATGCACCTCACTCACAGTTGGCAACGCTCGCCAGATCGCTGTAAACGGAAGAGCTTTTACTGAAAGCGCACGATCGCCCGGCACATGGTTCGCCTTTGCTCGA
This window harbors:
- the LOC128722161 gene encoding mitochondrial uncoupling protein 2-like; amino-acid sequence: MSFQRRTSEKTTELTASVPVKLLTAGTAACFADFITFPLDTAKVRLQIQGEQPVRTVAMAPAINTTASLKLNPIPVPATQHVQYRGLVGTITTITRQEGFRTLYNGLSAGLQRQLCFCSIRLGLYDTVKTFYGSLLKENEAGLQIGTRILAGLTTGGAAVMIAQPTDVVKVRFQAATRSSTGRRYASTLQAYRTIHREEGVRGLWKGAIPNVGRNAIVNVAEIVCYDVVKDCLLLYAHMPNDIRCHFSAAVVAGLAATIVASPVDVVKTRYMNSPRGQYRGALDCAIRMGAKEGVAAFYKGFVPSFARLVSWNVVMWISYEQLKMAIFKQSEN
- the LOC128720728 gene encoding uncharacterized protein LOC128720728, whose translation is MVEMENNRVKMIKLRLQHEFNIKVLDEWLSGCVLFSLQENPKISNENLFQFAYSQWLLADLTNIGIPVLPPDFDKKVEQHTLSGSFPLQMQYMIDISEPAYEQWRNLYDKKLDEADDEVQMRRNQAPNVKKRRMLKLMLTDGKQTVVALEHSPISCLYTQLLPGLKLQLTGPLRCVNNVIFLESKNVRVLGGEVDVLLITNAYENVLLRVLNRPANPNPKLDYEEVEVSEIKNRPNYKAIESIPMNTHSVAKEYQRKSQVVDEEDVDDSLLLGIDLDMVEGSQPDVRLGSSKPEQVAAISTLMDDDDEHDIVQLVDAANVSEIMNHQVTSTRHSQSSPVSAKSISIQTRPKPSFYEPMEDDIDMLNTLEDEIRSELHDAFPKNPPDGKSSTLESPKVKKIRMMDEYISPPLKDTKTSSTTSALPSFRSGCTSTVSKESMVPQPSTSKTFNNFNVSTLFDDSMDCIQKIVTNNALSKPNILCSDYAFCIDGVNLATIEQILALSDQSRAGSTFLVYCEVSGVNDQPRIRKQQWHLSLQLTDHSDVLNSVRLHDNVVAKMVKHEAADLMQMRKIDKEGVLRLLDSILHDFTELLQEIKCFWRIVYPAEPGDSENLPIVMATYEMNEERGAILLDKIIKENCSQLRKML